Proteins encoded together in one Falco biarmicus isolate bFalBia1 chromosome 4, bFalBia1.pri, whole genome shotgun sequence window:
- the MACC1 gene encoding metastasis-associated in colon cancer protein 1, with product MAMVDPLTIPLGKPACLVTSLKCPYTNALSMGIKQDELENCMWSEGHDLIAVTETWWDSLHDWNAAMDGFVLFRKDRPASSLNEVLGAAITSVTSSSVDIRWVCSKLKPFRKECEWLPSSHGVTNLQNFEKQKGFIPFLLPQISIALYPTCIHLSSLVNDHLSGFVQEENTSSSGTDSLTSREIPRSRSEGTLIDVDDRTPAASYNVNESKSDLDIDWPDVFRHAHAVSKTNPFWNELSASNPFVHDIAASNRNENKKYLSILKEKPYLFSKVSSNSDSLASSGDELDIDCLLRKTSARRSGRSKSVSDFLDIVDNQRFNPRKTIPQKTVASDMTWLQSDREAYKVAWLSHRQLTRSCLDLEAMSHSPGWAQTQAADIHVVCKMNHEGGSVQLPDSDINIHVPVGHVLPGEFQEVGLKAILNPPSSFNNELSSTISPLIELTLSNLNTKEAIFLEVKVAAKVKNDPLSQVMSDIVCLFSFNKEGPFKKLENCYTYQDTIQVKLTDLSHVMYAVIAVQAKKIQPPATNVWDYVHRTVSVGIYGPKYIHPSFTAVFTVFGHNYIPGKLTICDIKKGGKNMPPVVFQLWGKHTFLLEKPQDLNISLVSCDPDFEVKMEDQSKNIKEEELKTGEMVRQQFLFSMLGCREMHFFVFLVQIKVLKSSQVTQFHVTTPDPAPKLSGVINRPKHLQNRKEIKSAPWLLIPTVKYPKFQDKTLSVNTYGVALKTVLRQNKIDYLLEYFKGDTIALLGEDKVKAIGQTKIKEWYVGVLRRKIGLVHCKNIKVISKEQAMDTTDSELTTRNLVEQIALPFKKLTYIYSVVLSTVSESVYDWRALAEVLRYSHMSLDNFNEAHADKESERVAHVVKRMKEDCHANKKKRLFLYELIVALLKIDCQGLVARLTQDTIILTSAVKLGKYWRELAEKLARLTKQQIEAYEVPHRGKNGVVALEMMWKPAYDFLYTWAAHYGDSYRDVLQDLQSALDKMKNPVTKHWRELTGTLILVNCMEVLRASAFSRMEEEE from the exons TAGCTTAAATGAAGTATTAGGAGCAGCGATTACATCAGTTACAAGCAGCAGTGTAGACATACGCTGGGTCTGCAGTAAGCTTAAACCCTTCAGGAAGGAGTGTGAATGGCTTCCCAGTTCCCATGGGGTGACAAATCTTCAGAACTTTGAAAAA CAAAAAGGTTTCATACCTTTCCTTTTGCCACAGATCAGCATAGCTTTATATCCCACATGCATTCATCTCTCTTCTCTTGTGAATGATCATTTGTCTGGATTTGTCCAG GAGGAAAACACTTCCAGTAGTGGAACAGATTCCCTAACCAGCAGAGAGATTCCACGGAGCAGGTCAGAGGGAACTTTGATTGATGTGGATGACCGGACCCCTGCAGCCAGCTACA atgtCAATGAAAGTAAATCGGATTTGGATATTGACTGGCCTGATGTATTCAGACACGCCCATGCTGTTTCCAAGACTAATCCTTTCTGGAATGAACTGTCAGCCTCCAACCCTTTTGTACATGACATAGCTGCCtcaaatagaaatgaaaataaaaaatacctttcgatcttaaaagaaaaaccctatTTGTTCTCTAAAGTTTCTAGCAACAGTGATTCTTTGGCTTCCTCGGGTGATGAGCTAGATATTGATTGTCTTTTAAGAAAGACTTCAGCAAGAAGATCTGGACGATCCAAGAGTGTCTCTGACTTCCTGGATATTGTTGATAACCAAAGATTTAATCCTCGCAAGACAATACCTCAAAAAACTGTAGCTTCAGACATGACATGGCTTCAAAGTGACCGTGAAGCTTACAAAGTGGCTTGGTTGAGTCACCGACAACTCACCCGATCTTGTCTAGATTTAGAAGCCATGAGCCATAGTCCTGGATGGGCACAAACACAAGCTGCAGACATTCATGTAGTTTGTAAAATGAATCATGAAGGGGGTTCAGTACAGCTACCTGACTCGGACATCAACATTCATGTCCCTGTGGGTCATGTATTACCTGGGGAATTCCAAGAAGTTGGTTTAAAGGCTATCCTTAACCCTCCATCATCGTTTAACAATGAGCTGTCTAGCACCATAAGTCCTCTGATAGAACTTACACTGAGCAACCTCAACACAAAGGAAGCCATTTTCCTCGAGGTGAAAGTTGCAGCTAAAGTGAAGAATGATCCACTCAGCCAAGTTATGAGTGATATAGTGTGTCTTTTTAGTTTCAATAAAGAAGGGCCTTTTAAGAAGCTAGAGAATTGCTACACCTATCAAGATACCATACAAGTGAAGTTAACGGACCTAAGTCATGTGATGTATGCAGTGATTGCTgtacaagcaaagaaaatccaGCCTCCAGCAACTAATGTCTGGGATTATGTTCACAGAACAGTCTCAGTTGGAATTTATGGCCCCAAATATATTCATCcatcttttacagcagttttTACAGTCTTTGGTCATAACTACATTCCAGGAAAACTCACAATTTGTGAtataaaaaagggggggaaaaatatgCCTCCTGTTGTCTTTCAGCTGTGGGGAAAACATACGTTTCTGCTTGAAAAGCCACAAGATCTAAACATTTCTTTGGTATCCTGTGATCCAGATTTTGAAGTGAAGATGGAagaccaaagcaaaaatattaaagagGAGGAGCTGAAAACAGGTGAAATGGTCCGCCAACAATTCCTGTTTTCCATGCTTGGATGTAGGGAGatgcatttctttgtttttcttgttcaaaTTAAAGTCTTAAAAAGTAGCCAAGTAACGCAGTTCCATGTTACGACCCCTGATCCAGCTCCAAAATTAAGTGGAGTTATTAATAGGCCAAAGCACTTACAAAACCGCAAAGAAATCAAGTCTGCACCTTGGCTTTTAATACCAACAGTTAAATATCCAAAGTTTCAAGATAAAACTTTGAGTGTCAATACTTATGGAGTGGCTTTGAAAACTGTGTTACGTCAAAATAAGATAGACTATTTGCTAGAATATTTTAAAGGGGACACTATAGCACTTCTTGGTGAAGACAAAGTAAAAGCCATTGgacaaactaaaataaaagagTGGTACGTGGGAGTTCTCAGAAGAAAGATTGGTCTTGTACATTGCAAAAACATAAAAGTGATTTCCAAAGAACAAGCTATGGACACTACTGACAGTGAGCTAACAACCAGGAATCTTGTTGAACAAATTGCATTGCCATTCAAAAAACTGACTTACATCTACTCAGTAGTTCTGTCTACAGTATCAGAGAGTGTTTATGACTGGAGAGCTTTGGCTGAGGTGCTGAGATATTCACATATGTCTTTGGATAACTTTAATGAGGCACATGCTGATAAAGAGTCAGAGAGAGTTGCACACGTTGTGAAGAGAATGAAAGAAGACTGCcatgctaacaaaaaaaaaagactgtttctttatGAGCTCATTGTT GCACTTTTGAAAATAGATTGCCAGGGATTAGTGGCGCGTCTTACCCAGGACACTATCATTTTGACTTCAGCTGTCAAGCTTGGCAAATACTGGCGGGAGCTTGCAGAGAAGCTAGCCCGACTCACAAAGCAGCAAATTGAGGCTTACGAAGTACCCCACCGAGGGAAAAATGGAGTGGTAGCTCTGGAG ATGATGTGGAAACCTGCATATGACTTTCTGTACACATGGGCTGCCCATTATGGAGACAGTTACAGGGATGTCTTACAAGACCTGCAATCAGCCTTGGATAAAATGAAAAACCCAGTAACAAAACATTGGCGAGAGTTAACTGGAACATTGATTCTTGTGAACTGCATGGAGGTGTTAAGGGCAAGTGCTTTCTCCAGAATGGAGGAAGAAGAATAG